In uncultured Bacteroides sp., the following proteins share a genomic window:
- a CDS encoding DUF6438 domain-containing protein, with protein sequence MKIKLITILLIVFYLISCKTEKEEKFKKSICGEWIFVKVGTDNEARNAEKKEERKTIELPLPPSISENLNFRKGYIFYSNNSCEDKRGYFKQIDGKSREDKKILFLGNDTKYKVEDDSLKIFDLADSTWKGIKIRSITSDTLTLEVDDTVFFKYAKTHYRIDKAQTFDMILVSSSACNGTCPISNTSIDKYGNFIFYGQGYNTKTGLFISKINQDYYHRIELNFKKANIDKLDNNYSANWTDDQTITVTFIKDNKIYKTISDYGHKAPRELYWAYTPVNFLYQKLDLKPFKVNTKEPLSISPACFENKGLICELERSERFYLSIELYRSKEVKHVFEKKYILRYWDEKDNQKEIITDGRYYQFREKNKAITLDLGYNFLDRNNLHPKFRQKNKYD encoded by the coding sequence ATGAAAATAAAACTTATAACCATATTATTGATTGTATTTTACTTGATTTCTTGTAAGACTGAGAAAGAAGAAAAATTCAAGAAATCAATATGTGGTGAATGGATTTTTGTGAAAGTGGGTACAGATAATGAAGCAAGAAACGCAGAAAAGAAAGAAGAAAGAAAAACAATTGAACTTCCTCTCCCTCCTTCAATTTCTGAGAACCTAAATTTCAGAAAGGGATATATATTTTATAGTAATAATTCCTGTGAAGATAAACGTGGTTACTTTAAACAAATTGACGGAAAGAGTCGAGAAGATAAAAAGATACTTTTTCTTGGTAATGACACAAAATATAAAGTGGAAGATGATAGCTTAAAAATATTTGATTTAGCTGACAGCACTTGGAAAGGAATCAAAATCCGGAGTATTACATCTGACACCTTAACTTTAGAAGTAGATGATACTGTATTTTTCAAATATGCAAAGACTCACTATAGAATTGACAAAGCCCAGACTTTCGATATGATTTTAGTTTCTTCTTCAGCATGTAACGGAACTTGTCCTATTAGCAACACAAGTATTGACAAATATGGTAATTTTATTTTCTATGGACAAGGTTATAACACTAAGACAGGCTTATTTATATCTAAAATTAATCAAGATTATTACCATAGAATTGAATTGAATTTCAAAAAAGCAAATATTGACAAATTAGATAACAATTATTCTGCTAATTGGACAGATGATCAAACAATTACAGTAACATTCATTAAAGACAATAAAATATATAAGACTATCAGTGATTACGGACATAAAGCACCTAGAGAACTTTATTGGGCTTATACTCCAGTTAATTTCTTATATCAAAAATTAGATTTGAAGCCATTTAAGGTCAACACGAAAGAACCTCTTTCAATTAGTCCTGCTTGCTTTGAAAACAAAGGGCTAATATGTGAGTTAGAAAGGTCAGAAAGGTTTTATTTGTCCATCGAACTTTATAGAAGCAAGGAAGTTAAACATGTTTTCGAGAAGAAATACATTTTAAGATACTGGGATGAGAAGGACAACCAGAAAGAAATAATAACTGACGGAAGGTATTATCAGTTTAGGGAGAAAAACAAAGCTATAACGTTAGATTTAGGATACAACTTTTTAGATAGAAATAATTTGCATCCTAAATTTAGACAGAAAAACAAATACGATTAA
- a CDS encoding signal peptidase II, with protein sequence MKNNNYINDFFIRLFIVIIISSGFGNLISHFYYPFRVIDFIDIKGSYELLKIGVFNFADFALDFGICGLLITLIVIAIRRIINYATKVYSSAS encoded by the coding sequence ATGAAAAATAATAATTACATCAACGACTTTTTTATAAGGCTTTTTATTGTGATAATTATTTCATCAGGATTTGGAAACTTGATTAGTCATTTTTATTACCCATTTAGAGTAATTGATTTTATTGATATCAAAGGTTCTTATGAATTGTTAAAAATAGGAGTATTTAATTTTGCAGATTTTGCCCTTGATTTTGGAATTTGTGGATTGCTAATAACTTTAATCGTAATAGCAATAAGGAGAATAATAAATTACGCCACAAAGGTTTACTCATCTGCATCTTGA
- a CDS encoding DUF3737 family protein: protein MELIKNRSYEGERPLFATHDLRLEEVTIYPGESALKECKNIEAVNCEFQGKYPFWHNDGFVIENCLFKEGARAALWYSRNLRMTDTLVEAPKMFREIDGMVLKNVQLPYALETCWYCRNVELHNVQVDKGDYLFTHGSDIQINGFTLNGNYSFQYCKNVEIRNAEVYSKDAFWNTENVTVYDSTLTGEYLGWHSKNLRLVNCKISGTQPLCYATDLIMENCTMDDDADLAFEQSSINATINSPVHSVKNPRSGSITANSYGEIIIDKNVKSPGDCELKLWDNHTCFD from the coding sequence ATGGAACTAATTAAAAATAGATCTTACGAAGGTGAACGTCCACTGTTTGCTACCCATGACTTACGTCTGGAAGAAGTAACTATTTACCCTGGAGAATCGGCACTGAAAGAATGTAAAAATATTGAAGCTGTAAATTGTGAGTTTCAGGGCAAATATCCTTTCTGGCACAACGATGGTTTTGTTATCGAGAACTGTCTGTTCAAAGAAGGTGCTCGCGCCGCACTTTGGTATTCCCGTAATCTCCGCATGACAGATACGTTGGTGGAAGCTCCTAAAATGTTTCGCGAGATAGATGGTATGGTGCTGAAAAATGTACAACTGCCTTATGCGTTAGAAACCTGCTGGTATTGCAGAAACGTAGAGTTACACAATGTACAAGTAGACAAGGGTGACTACCTTTTTACACATGGCTCTGATATACAAATTAATGGTTTTACGCTGAATGGAAATTATTCTTTCCAGTATTGCAAGAATGTGGAAATCCGGAATGCCGAAGTCTACTCCAAAGATGCTTTCTGGAACACAGAGAATGTAACGGTTTATGATTCTACCCTTACTGGTGAATATCTTGGCTGGCATTCAAAGAACCTGCGTTTGGTAAATTGTAAGATTTCGGGTACACAGCCGCTTTGCTATGCCACTGATCTGATAATGGAAAACTGCACGATGGATGATGATGCCGATCTTGCATTTGAACAGTCAAGTATAAACGCTACTATCAATAGTCCGGTTCATAGTGTAAAGAATCCTCGTAGCGGAAGTATTACTGCTAACAGTTATGGCGAAATCATTATTGACAAGAACGTTAAATCGCCTGGTGACTGTGAACTGAAACTTTGGGACAATCACACTTGTTTTGATTAA
- a CDS encoding DNA methyltransferase, which produces MATISYKEIEKKLKVFKEQPVTTENVGYALLKAFGMTDTSIERVRSGKMNLAHYDGILVKKKLAYRAAPTEQLTSVLEEMKADTKIAKASPCIIAVSDGNLMLAYDPREKESYENKLSKLWLDFQFFYPLAGVEKYKGVTENLADVKAAEKMAKLYDEIRCCNEITTDEDVHNLNIFMTRLLFCFFAEDTGIFETNIFTDSIKRFTKDDGSDLSAYLAACFNVMDKDLRVGIPSAIAQFPYVNGGLFRKHIAIPQMGYKARRIILECGELSWSEINPDIFGSMIQAVVSPEKRGELGMHYTSVPNIMKLIGPLFLNDLYDVFNAAKDSEKKLNALLVRLSKIKLFDPACGSGNFLIITYKELRKLEILIWKRIREVTKQAIIPFVNIQLYQFYGIEIDDFCHETAILSLWLAEHQMNSLFRKEFDVRIQALPLRPSGNIVCANACRIDWEDVCPHSREEEVYIMGNPPYLGARLQSEEQKSDMEFAIGNVKGYNNLDYIACWFYNGAKYIKGSDSKYAFVSTNSICQGEQVSILWPIIFDQGLEISFTHTSFKWTNNAKGQAAVIVVILGLQQINKSYKYIYKDSVSCKVSSINAYLTSGSNVIITPRTKPISKIPLMSFGNMANDGGNLFLDKEQKNELTTNYPQSNNLVRRIFGSQEFIRGEERYCLWITEELKELAYSIKPIKDRIDRCAIIRNNSKREATNKLSNVPYLFAEIRHKETNSIFIPKVSSERREYIPIGFLNKDTIISDLAFAIYNAQMWTFGVLTSKMHMAWVKTVGGRLKTDYRYSAQLCYNTFPFPNISDSKKQELESAAEEVLLVRAEHSEKTLAEMYDPNKMPQDLRDTHHTLDLIVESCYRNEPFTSDEERLEHLFKLYEKMTAKK; this is translated from the coding sequence ATGGCAACAATATCATATAAAGAGATAGAAAAGAAACTTAAAGTATTTAAAGAACAACCTGTTACAACTGAAAATGTAGGTTATGCGTTACTAAAAGCTTTTGGGATGACAGATACAAGCATTGAAAGGGTTCGCTCGGGAAAGATGAATCTGGCACACTACGATGGCATATTGGTAAAGAAAAAACTAGCTTACCGAGCTGCTCCCACAGAACAGCTTACATCAGTGCTCGAAGAAATGAAAGCCGATACAAAGATAGCCAAAGCCTCTCCGTGCATTATTGCTGTGAGTGATGGTAACCTTATGCTTGCCTACGATCCTAGAGAAAAAGAAAGTTATGAGAACAAGCTTTCTAAACTGTGGCTCGACTTTCAGTTCTTTTATCCCTTGGCAGGAGTAGAAAAGTATAAAGGCGTAACAGAGAATCTGGCAGATGTTAAGGCTGCCGAAAAGATGGCAAAGCTCTATGATGAAATTCGCTGCTGCAATGAAATAACGACCGATGAAGATGTGCACAATCTGAATATCTTTATGACTCGCCTGTTGTTTTGCTTCTTTGCCGAAGATACCGGAATCTTTGAAACAAACATCTTTACCGATTCAATAAAACGATTCACCAAAGACGATGGTAGCGACCTGAGTGCATATCTGGCTGCTTGTTTTAATGTAATGGATAAAGACCTCCGGGTAGGAATTCCATCGGCCATTGCACAATTTCCTTATGTAAATGGCGGACTGTTCAGAAAGCATATTGCCATTCCGCAGATGGGCTACAAAGCCCGACGAATTATACTGGAATGTGGCGAATTGAGTTGGTCGGAGATTAATCCCGATATTTTTGGTTCTATGATTCAGGCTGTTGTTTCGCCTGAAAAGCGAGGAGAATTGGGAATGCACTACACCAGTGTACCAAATATTATGAAGCTTATTGGACCGCTGTTTCTTAATGATTTATATGATGTTTTTAATGCTGCCAAAGATAGTGAAAAGAAGCTGAATGCTTTATTGGTTCGTCTTTCTAAAATAAAGTTATTCGACCCGGCTTGTGGAAGTGGTAACTTTTTAATTATAACATACAAAGAGCTTCGTAAACTGGAAATTCTGATATGGAAACGTATTCGCGAAGTAACCAAACAAGCTATAATCCCTTTTGTGAATATTCAGCTATACCAGTTTTATGGTATAGAGATTGACGATTTTTGTCACGAAACAGCCATCCTTTCCCTTTGGCTTGCCGAGCACCAGATGAACAGTTTGTTCCGCAAAGAATTCGACGTGAGGATTCAAGCTTTACCACTCCGTCCTTCGGGAAATATAGTTTGTGCCAATGCGTGCAGAATTGATTGGGAAGATGTTTGTCCGCATAGTAGGGAGGAGGAAGTTTATATTATGGGGAATCCGCCTTATTTGGGAGCTCGCTTACAAAGTGAAGAACAAAAAAGTGATATGGAATTTGCAATAGGCAATGTAAAAGGATATAATAATCTGGATTATATCGCTTGTTGGTTCTATAACGGAGCAAAGTATATAAAAGGATCTGATTCAAAGTACGCTTTTGTTAGCACTAATTCTATTTGTCAAGGAGAGCAAGTTTCTATTTTATGGCCAATTATATTTGATCAAGGATTAGAAATATCATTTACACATACATCCTTTAAATGGACAAATAATGCTAAAGGACAAGCTGCTGTTATAGTAGTAATCCTTGGTTTACAACAAATTAACAAATCATATAAATATATTTATAAAGACAGTGTTTCTTGTAAGGTGTCATCCATAAATGCATATTTAACTTCAGGAAGCAATGTAATAATAACCCCTCGAACGAAACCAATATCAAAGATACCATTAATGTCTTTTGGGAATATGGCAAATGACGGTGGAAATTTATTTTTAGATAAAGAACAAAAAAACGAATTGACTACAAACTATCCTCAATCAAATAATTTAGTAAGAAGAATATTCGGCTCTCAAGAATTTATAAGAGGAGAAGAAAGATATTGCTTATGGATAACAGAAGAACTAAAAGAGCTTGCTTACTCTATAAAACCAATAAAAGACAGAATTGATAGATGTGCTATAATTAGAAATAATAGTAAAAGAGAAGCAACAAATAAATTATCGAACGTGCCTTATCTTTTTGCTGAAATTCGCCATAAAGAAACTAATTCTATTTTTATTCCAAAAGTTTCATCTGAGCGAAGAGAGTATATTCCAATCGGATTTTTAAATAAAGATACTATTATTTCTGACTTAGCTTTTGCTATTTATAATGCCCAAATGTGGACGTTTGGAGTCTTAACTTCTAAAATGCATATGGCTTGGGTAAAAACTGTAGGAGGAAGATTAAAGACAGATTATCGTTATTCAGCTCAATTATGCTACAACACATTCCCATTCCCAAATATCTCCGATTCAAAGAAACAAGAACTAGAATCCGCAGCCGAAGAAGTACTCTTAGTCCGTGCAGAACATTCCGAAAAAACATTGGCCGAAATGTACGATCCGAACAAAATGCCGCAAGATCTTCGGGATACTCATCATACTCTCGATTTAATTGTAGAAAGCTGCTATCGCAATGAACCATTTACCAGTGATGAAGAGCGGTTGGAGCATTTGTTTAAGTTATATGAAAAAATGACGGCTAAAAAATGA
- a CDS encoding MalY/PatB family protein, with the protein MKYNFDEIIPRRGTNSYKWDSTADADVLPMWVADMDFRTAPPIIEALSRRVEHGIFGYVKVPDTYYEKIIDWFSRRHNWQISKEWIIYTTGVVPAISAIIKAVTSPGDKVLVQTPVYNCFFSSIRNNGCELVTCDLVYANRTYTIDFDDLERKAADTAVKVMLLCNPHNPAGRVWTREELMRIGEICLSHNVFVIADEIHCEFVYPGHTYTPFASLSEELLQHSATCVSPSKAFNLAGLQIANIIIANEEIRCKVDKAININEVCDVNPFGVEALIAAYSKGEDWLNQLNAYLYENYLYMKEFCESDLPQFPITILEGTYLVWMDCSALHKNSEEIERLLLEKARLWLNEGTMYGANGETFMRWNIACPRSVLVEGLNRFRKFTEDFSE; encoded by the coding sequence ATGAAATACAATTTTGATGAAATAATTCCTCGCCGCGGCACCAACTCCTATAAATGGGATAGTACTGCGGATGCGGATGTTCTTCCAATGTGGGTGGCTGATATGGATTTCCGTACGGCGCCGCCTATCATAGAGGCATTGTCGCGCCGCGTGGAACATGGCATTTTTGGTTATGTAAAGGTGCCCGATACTTATTATGAGAAGATAATAGATTGGTTTAGTCGCAGGCACAACTGGCAGATATCTAAAGAGTGGATTATTTACACTACCGGAGTGGTTCCCGCAATATCCGCCATTATCAAAGCTGTAACATCTCCGGGCGATAAAGTGCTGGTACAGACGCCCGTGTACAACTGCTTCTTTTCCTCTATTCGTAATAATGGCTGTGAATTGGTAACCTGTGATTTAGTTTATGCCAATCGCACTTATACCATTGACTTCGATGATTTAGAGCGCAAAGCTGCTGATACGGCAGTAAAGGTAATGTTGCTTTGTAATCCTCACAATCCTGCCGGACGTGTATGGACACGTGAGGAATTGATGCGTATAGGCGAAATCTGTCTGAGTCACAATGTATTCGTCATTGCCGACGAAATCCATTGCGAATTCGTTTACCCGGGACATACCTATACTCCTTTTGCTTCTCTTAGCGAGGAATTGCTGCAACATTCAGCTACCTGTGTTTCGCCCAGCAAAGCCTTTAATCTGGCCGGACTTCAGATTGCAAATATCATTATTGCCAATGAAGAAATACGTTGCAAAGTTGATAAAGCCATCAATATAAATGAGGTTTGTGATGTGAATCCTTTTGGTGTAGAAGCGCTTATAGCTGCTTACAGCAAAGGAGAAGACTGGCTGAATCAGTTGAATGCCTATCTCTACGAAAACTACCTCTACATGAAGGAATTCTGTGAAAGCGACCTCCCACAATTTCCAATAACCATACTTGAAGGCACGTATCTGGTTTGGATGGATTGCTCTGCACTTCACAAGAATTCAGAAGAAATAGAACGGTTACTTTTAGAAAAAGCCAGACTGTGGCTGAATGAAGGTACCATGTACGGTGCAAACGGCGAAACCTTTATGCGGTGGAATATTGCTTGCCCTCGTTCTGTGTTGGTAGAAGGATTAAATCGTTTTAGAAAATTCACTGAGGATTTTTCTGAATAA
- a CDS encoding ATP-binding protein encodes MVEGQLLDKKSLKTISGKTADFDELAKDCVAFANAVGGSLYIGIEDDAEEPSASQRIPDELLGKLMKRIGELSVNVGISPIRRVANNGGEYIELKIFRSAASIASTTSGKYYIRIDDQSKPLYPDELIRLIADKTAYNWETKVTQNIPWKSADNKKLYQFILELKQSDRVSSFVKDKTESEILEYYNFVDANGILTNLGVLWIGRREQRARLLYAPVVQYIKYDEDGKKIRKIPWDDFSLNPKELIETIWNEIPEWRESYEVADGLFRKNIPAYDEIVVRELIANALVHRPYTTRGDIFINLYPDKLEVINPGVFPLGVNSQNILHKTVKRNEHLAKVFYDLHLMEREGSGYDMMYETLLTTGRPVPDAYEGDDFIRVTINRKVVSVEAAKLMNEATNRFGLRRKEAICLGLIAQRECVSSFQLTKLLELNEKDALRAWIGRLIDKKIVIAKGKTKGTMYCVNNKILQETNFKGKTSLIQIEPYRIRQLIIEDLKKYNKASLSEINERIGKEIPRREVIKQAKYLIEQNKIDREGSTRWTLYFIKK; translated from the coding sequence ATGGTAGAAGGACAATTATTAGATAAAAAATCATTAAAAACAATTTCGGGTAAAACCGCAGATTTTGATGAACTAGCAAAAGACTGTGTAGCTTTTGCTAACGCTGTGGGTGGTAGCTTATATATTGGAATAGAAGATGATGCTGAGGAGCCTTCTGCTAGTCAGCGGATACCTGACGAACTTCTTGGAAAATTGATGAAAAGAATTGGAGAACTTTCAGTTAATGTAGGTATTTCGCCTATAAGAAGGGTCGCCAATAATGGAGGTGAGTATATAGAATTAAAAATATTCAGATCTGCTGCAAGTATTGCTTCTACAACATCCGGCAAGTATTATATACGTATTGATGACCAAAGCAAACCTCTTTATCCCGATGAATTAATAAGGCTTATTGCAGATAAAACGGCTTATAACTGGGAAACGAAAGTTACTCAAAATATTCCCTGGAAAAGTGCTGATAATAAGAAACTATATCAATTTATTCTTGAGCTTAAACAATCAGATAGAGTCTCTTCATTTGTGAAAGATAAAACAGAATCTGAGATTCTTGAATATTATAATTTTGTAGATGCTAATGGTATTCTTACAAATTTAGGTGTGCTCTGGATTGGAAGGCGTGAACAACGCGCCCGTTTGCTTTATGCTCCGGTGGTTCAATATATTAAGTATGATGAAGATGGAAAAAAAATACGAAAAATTCCTTGGGATGATTTTTCATTAAATCCTAAAGAATTAATAGAAACCATATGGAATGAAATTCCAGAATGGCGTGAAAGTTATGAAGTGGCAGATGGATTGTTTAGAAAGAATATTCCGGCGTATGACGAGATTGTTGTCCGGGAACTAATTGCGAATGCCTTAGTTCATAGACCATACACTACTCGCGGTGATATCTTTATTAATCTTTATCCTGATAAATTGGAGGTGATAAATCCGGGTGTTTTTCCTTTAGGTGTCAATAGCCAGAATATATTACATAAAACTGTTAAGCGAAATGAACATCTTGCAAAGGTCTTTTATGATTTGCATTTAATGGAACGTGAAGGTAGTGGATATGATATGATGTATGAGACTTTGCTAACTACAGGACGACCTGTTCCGGATGCATACGAAGGCGATGATTTTATTCGTGTGACTATAAACAGAAAAGTGGTTAGTGTGGAAGCAGCTAAACTAATGAATGAAGCCACAAATCGTTTTGGTTTGAGGCGTAAAGAGGCTATTTGTTTAGGACTAATTGCCCAACGTGAGTGTGTGTCTTCTTTTCAATTAACAAAATTGTTAGAATTAAACGAAAAAGATGCTTTAAGGGCATGGATTGGACGATTGATTGATAAAAAGATTGTTATTGCAAAAGGTAAAACAAAAGGAACAATGTATTGTGTGAATAATAAGATATTGCAGGAAACTAATTTTAAAGGCAAGACTTCACTTATTCAGATTGAACCATATAGAATAAGACAGCTTATTATAGAAGATTTAAAGAAATACAATAAGGCATCTTTGAGTGAGATAAATGAGAGGATTGGAAAAGAAATTCCTCGAAGAGAGGTTATAAAACAGGCTAAGTATCTTATTGAACAAAATAAAATAGATCGTGAAGGCTCTACTAGATGGACACTTTATTTTATTAAAAAATGA
- a CDS encoding DEAD/DEAH box helicase, which yields MENIVDIEYEQTGESSNTNALGMRQMQEMVYEARTQQYLLIKAPPASGKSRALMFVALDKLANQNIKRVVVAVPEKSIGRSFRNTDLTKYGFFEDWRVAQYFDLCDVEFERDKTGRFKAFFQQTVAKILICTHATLRFAMREITDDSLNDTLLAIDEFHHASADEASGLGDIVRRAMTGSNAHLLAMTGSYFRGDGVPVLRSEDEDRFYRVTYNYYQQLNGYKYLKSLGIGYHFYQGSYLSALADTDLLDTDKKTIIHIPSVNSRASLGDKYHEVQQIMDIIGDKESTDFNTGVHTLIRRKDGKRIKVVDLVEDNIDERNQAQGFLQRMKGKDAVDVIIALGTAKEGFDWQWCEHCLTVGVRGSLTEVVQIIGRCTRDCEGKEHAQFTNLIAAPEAVQERVEVAVNDMLKAITASLLMEQVMAPVWKFRSKEEADGGEGDKRTLIIEGLKPLSTEKIKHIVENDLDDLKATILQDDMIVKAMGGNTPPEVINNVLIPKIIQERYPDCSDDELEELRQHVVLDSVTKGAEVVVGSDGNRMLRIANRFINIDELSIRLIDSINPFQRAYEIMSKSVTAPVLKLIQDTIAEQRIQMTREEVVMLFRRAIPEYMKAHNNQEPEMGDPDPQVRRMAEAFAFVRNAKAREMMQSISNERVNA from the coding sequence ATGGAAAATATTGTTGATATTGAATACGAACAGACGGGCGAAAGCTCTAATACCAATGCATTAGGTATGCGCCAAATGCAGGAGATGGTTTATGAAGCACGCACACAACAGTACTTGCTTATTAAGGCTCCACCGGCATCGGGTAAATCGAGAGCTTTGATGTTTGTAGCTCTGGATAAGTTGGCTAACCAAAACATTAAACGTGTAGTGGTGGCTGTTCCCGAAAAATCAATTGGGCGGTCGTTCAGAAATACAGATTTAACGAAATACGGTTTCTTTGAAGACTGGCGGGTAGCACAGTACTTTGATCTTTGCGATGTGGAGTTTGAAAGAGATAAAACAGGACGCTTCAAAGCGTTCTTTCAGCAAACCGTTGCAAAGATTCTGATTTGTACGCACGCTACTTTACGCTTTGCAATGAGGGAAATTACGGATGATTCATTGAATGATACGCTGCTGGCTATTGATGAGTTTCACCATGCTTCGGCTGATGAAGCCAGCGGACTAGGCGATATCGTGCGAAGGGCGATGACGGGATCTAATGCACATCTATTGGCAATGACCGGTTCTTATTTCCGTGGCGATGGGGTTCCTGTGCTTCGTTCCGAAGATGAAGATCGTTTTTATCGGGTTACTTATAACTATTACCAACAACTGAATGGTTACAAGTATCTTAAAAGTCTGGGTATTGGTTATCACTTCTATCAGGGATCATATCTTTCTGCATTGGCAGACACTGATTTGCTGGATACGGACAAGAAAACCATTATTCATATTCCTTCTGTAAACAGTCGTGCTTCTTTGGGTGATAAGTATCATGAGGTTCAACAAATTATGGATATCATAGGCGATAAAGAATCTACGGATTTTAATACCGGAGTACATACACTTATAAGGAGAAAAGACGGAAAAAGGATAAAAGTGGTTGACCTGGTAGAAGATAATATTGATGAACGAAACCAGGCACAAGGGTTTTTGCAAAGAATGAAGGGCAAGGATGCTGTGGATGTTATTATTGCTCTGGGTACTGCAAAAGAAGGGTTCGACTGGCAATGGTGCGAACACTGTCTTACTGTTGGGGTACGTGGATCATTAACGGAAGTGGTACAGATTATTGGCCGGTGTACCCGTGATTGTGAAGGAAAAGAACATGCACAGTTTACCAACCTTATTGCAGCTCCCGAAGCTGTTCAGGAAAGGGTTGAGGTTGCTGTAAATGATATGCTGAAAGCAATTACGGCTTCGCTACTTATGGAACAGGTGATGGCTCCGGTATGGAAATTTAGAAGTAAAGAGGAAGCAGACGGTGGTGAGGGTGATAAACGCACGCTTATTATTGAAGGGCTGAAACCACTGTCAACAGAGAAAATAAAACATATTGTAGAAAATGATCTGGATGATCTTAAAGCTACTATCTTACAGGATGATATGATTGTGAAGGCGATGGGTGGTAACACACCGCCCGAGGTGATAAACAATGTGCTTATTCCAAAGATTATCCAGGAAAGGTATCCTGATTGCAGTGATGATGAGTTGGAAGAGCTTAGACAGCACGTGGTACTTGATTCTGTAACTAAAGGTGCGGAAGTGGTTGTTGGCAGTGATGGTAATCGTATGCTGAGAATAGCAAACCGATTTATTAATATTGATGAACTCTCTATTAGATTGATAGATTCCATAAATCCTTTTCAACGAGCATATGAAATTATGTCGAAGAGTGTAACAGCTCCGGTTCTGAAACTAATTCAGGATACCATTGCCGAACAGCGTATTCAAATGACCAGAGAGGAAGTTGTTATGTTGTTTCGTCGTGCTATTCCAGAATATATGAAAGCGCACAACAATCAGGAACCGGAAATGGGTGATCCTGATCCGCAAGTACGCAGAATGGCGGAAGCCTTTGCTTTTGTGCGTAATGCAAAAGCACGTGAAATGATGCAATCAATAAGTAATGAAAGGGTAAATGCATGA